DNA sequence from the Falco biarmicus isolate bFalBia1 chromosome 5, bFalBia1.pri, whole genome shotgun sequence genome:
CCTTGTGGGGAAGCTCGGGGCGTATGGAAGTGACAGCTTCCAAGTTCATGGACATCCAGCGGGCCATCCAGCCAGACTGGTTCCAGTGCATCTCTGATGGAGACACTATTTCTGGTGAAGCTGGCAGAAAAAGAGCCAAGAAGTCTGTGGATAGGTCACTTTCCTTCCTGGATGTATGTCTTCAGCTGCTAGAAAAATCACCGGTAAGATCCCTGAAATATCAGGGCAGTAGCACCgcagctgcttttcagtctgTGCTGCATCctgggcatttttttcctgattttttttccacttttggacttcagtgcatttttttccccacttacCTTCATGCTATATACATGGGCAAAGTAGGATCTTCTCATTCAGACTGAGAAAACCcatcttttttctctgaagccCCCTCAGTTCCAAGTGAGGGGGGACTTGCTAAAATTTGCCAGTgctattctttatttcttcccaCAGCTTTGAAAATTCCCCCCTTTTTGGTGAAAGGGAACATACTATCTGAGTCTGTACTACAAAGGAAAATGGGTGACAGCAGCTGATACTGGCATTCCctgaaaagcaattaatttcaaaatctgGTGTCTGACAGCCAGGATAATGGCACCTGCTTTGTATTCTGCACTGACACATGTAGTGCTGAGGGGCCATCTATAAAAAGCCACGTACAAAGATGTTCTGTGGTTATTGCCTTCTATAGGGAGGTGGAAAGAATGGCACCAAAATTCACAGTGAGTTAGTGTCGAGGTAAGGAGCAGAATCTTGTCTCTCTTAATCCCATTTCTACCGTACACTGTTTTGTGGGGAGTAGTCTTACATGGATGAAACACTGTGGCTCTGGCAAGTTCCTGGGAATGCAGGGCACCTGGAATCTGGGCTGTGAGATGTCTTGTGTGTCTTTGGCAGAGCGTGCTCTAATGCTTGTGGCTTTCTCCTGGGCCAGGAACTACAAGGAAGTGTGATGTTTGGGGCAATTGAAGGTGGAGATATCTTGGAAGAGAGGCTCAGATCAGCCAGGGAGACTGCCAAGCGACCGGTGGGTGGCTTTCTGCTAGACGGTTTTCAGGGATGTGCCATGGCCAAAGAGACCAAGTTGAAACTGATAGCTTCTGTCACAGCAGAACTGCCAGAGGATAAACCAAGGTAAGTTGTGTGGGCAACATCCCAAGAAGTCCATCTGTCCTATCATGAGGAGTgtctgcaggctgctgtgcagTGTCACTGTGGGAAATAATCACTGTATTGCATAGCTCTGCTCGTGTGCCAGGCTGCATAAATTCTACCCCTGTCAGGCTGCAGTCTTCAACCTCTGTCTCAATTTCTAGCTGAAGCTGGGCTCACGCTGTGGCTTTGAGTATTCTCTACGTTTAGAGAATAATCAAGGTTTTAGTTCAGGTAACCTTTACTTATTTTAGGGAGAATTACAGGTAGGGTATGTCTGTGCTGCTTGCATTTGGCTTCTGAGGCCATGGCTTGCCTGAAGTTCAGCTCAAACAAGAACATTCTTACCAAGCTATCTTACAGGaaccttttctcagaaaaactGTCATGTTTCCAGTTCTCTCTGGCCTGAActggaggagagcagaaagGGGTGATGACAGAACGAGCCGGTGCTTACACGATCTTACAGCAGCCAACTCTGCCCTAGTGCCTGAGCCTGTGAGCTACCAGGGggtggcacagcctggcccaGAACAAGTATGTTCTCTGCTTGGACTGGCATAATGTGCAGATCGTTGTGTGTTCTGTTAGTTATGCCTGTTAGATCCATGCCAGAGACTGGACAGGAGTGGCAGCTTTCTTGTATCTTCTAAATGACTAACAGTAAATAAAGACTTCCAGAAAATATGTGCTAATATTTGCTAGTGGTTCAGAAGTGGAGGGCTTGCTTAAAGTTGGGTTGAGCTTGCTGGCTTTTGCATGGGTTGCTTTTAGAAGAGCAGCTGCGACAGAAGTGGTatgggtgctttttttttttttcatcgtTTCCTGAGGAGTGACTCGGGCCCCGTTGTCTTTCTGCTGCCCTCTGCTAGCTAAGCATTGCTCTGACTTAATGGTgttcaaaaggaaattaaatgcgAAAGCATGTGTCTGGTGTTGCCGTTTGTTCATGCTTAGCGATACCTGGGGTTTGAATTTTCCTGACAATTAGAAGGCTTGCTGTGTTGTTGCCGTTCTGTCTGGCTGAGCTACTTAAAAGATCCCCCGGGAGCAATAGAGTCCAATCTGCTCAGCTAACCTTAGTGGCTACCAGTGCATCTGCCTCATCTATCAAATAGTTTGCTTTTCGGGTTAAGACAGGCATTTCTGACCTCTTTGTTGGAAGAAAGCTGGTTAGCCCTAGGGGCTCTTGTAATTCACCTCAAGTGAATTTCAGAcaattctgttttcctgaatCACCCTTGCCATTCTGGCTGGAGAAGTTGTTTTGCAATTGTGTTCTATCCCAATATGAAAATCTGTAGAAGACAAACGCTTTCTGTGCTTCACCTAAGAAGCGTCTGATTTTTGTGTGATGGTGAAATGATCTTATGAATGTGCTCTTGAGAGTCATGTACCTAAAGATGCTGAAGTCTCTtggtaaaatttattttccttctcaataGCATCAGAACCCTTGCAAGAACAAATGCTTGTCCTTCCCTGTGCAGAGATAAGCTTTAGCAAGGGTTTTGATCATATATGCAGAGCTACTGATTTAGCTATTGAGTATCATTTTCTCCCTGCCATGAGTGCCTGAAACATAAGACACTCAGGCTGTAAACTTCTCCCGTCCTTATTCTGTGCTCATCAATTTAATTGGAGTACTTAGAAAAGTGACTAAAAATGGCACCTTGTGACTTCATTTATCAGCCCCTGTGTATTTTCCTAATTATCTGTTTAGATCATTGCCCTACATTAGCTTCTACTGCTGTCAGCCCAGCCATGCAcctgcaggagagcaggcacTGCTCTATTCTCTTCTGCCTCACTCACCCTCGGGGAAGCTGCCAGCTAAATCTGGCTAACAGCAGGATCTCTATTACCATTGATAGCAATCCAGCTGGGCTCTTCCTGGCTCTTAATGCCATGTCCCAGGAGATGTTACAGCCCAGGTTTCTGGATAAATCATTTGAGCAGCTAAGAGTGTAAAGAGGAGGGAAGAATAAAGCAAGGAACTTTCTCTTTTCAGCGACATTTGTTACTAGTGCATTCTCCTCTAGGTAGTTCTCCAAGTGCTGTATGGTATGTCTGTCAGTCACCTGAAGGACTGTATCTTTGAccagctgtttgctgctgtctctgctgcttttgagcAAGTCTTTTTAGACTGTCCCCTAAACAGTTACCCAGCAAAGGGGTCCATGTGTCTGGAAAGTGCTGTTTCCCCTGGGGCACAAACATGACTAAGGAAAATGTCTGCTCTATGGCATAGATACTAGGTGAATTTTGAATCTAAGTGAACTTAAGTGtgtgaaagaaaccaaaaaacttccaaaataatgaacagaatgatttttttttttttcctgcagtgaatGGGGGATTATTGCTGTCTTCCACATGGCAGATAAAGAAAAGCCTGCTAGGTACTGGCTAGGTTGGAGATGGGGAGGTGGAAGCGCGCAGGATTCTGAGCGGTGACTGCCGTACCCACTTGCCTTCTGATTAGCAGTTGCAGGGATAAGCTACACATACTGCACGTATCTCTTCCTTCAGGTGCCTGCTTGCTTCTTCTACTCGGAATATTctagatttttcttcttgcgTGTCTCTTACAGAATCATCCATGGCATAGGCAAACCAGATGAAGTGATTGAGTGCATTGAAAGGGGAGTGGACATTTTTGagagcttttttcccttccaagtGACAGAGCGAGGCTGTGCCCTGGTTTTCAGTTACGACTGCCGTTCAGATCCTGAAGCAGCAGGTAGGCTTCTTGGTGGTCATGATAATTTCTTACTGTGTCAGCCCGTATTGTGGCAAGTGTAGTTCATGCTTTGGAGGAATCTGTGTTTGGGGGTTTCATGTCTGAAATAAGTGCAGTAACCACTGGAAACACTGGGATTACACTGTCAAGTGTTGCTTTTGAAGGTGGAGCATTTTGGTGTGAAACCTCGTGAGGCAAACTTGAGGCCTCAACCTTGGGTCTGATGTCTGATTAGCCAAACCATACTCcattatttcttaaatacttAGTGAatagaggggttttttttttgacaccATTGGCaaattttctgttactgttaaCAGTGAAAGTTGGACCTGATAAGTGGGGATCTAAAATACTTGATCTCTAGAATTTACTGAGTATATGTCTGTTTTAGTAATGTATTTCTGCAGTCCCTTCTTCTTTCTAGCTGACAAAAGTTAGGGATCCGTTTTTGGGGGGAGCTTTTCCCTCTGCATTCATCAGTTcatatcaaaacaaaaagatgttcGTAACTCATCACCTCATTACGCTGTGAGATGGAAGCATGTGTATCACCCATTAAAGCATCTATCAAATGTGTTTCAAGCAACCATTTTGTTTTGGCATATTACATGTctttaatacagaaaaacattttacatttctcctCCTGGGTAGAACCTATCGGCTCTTCATGCCTGGGTAATTCAAAACCAGCTgaatagaatagaatggaacatcttgtttctttgtgctggctgctgtggtttttttaacccTTCTCTTTGTTTGTTGTTCTTTACCTTGTCTCACCTTATTCTTAAATCATAACATTCTGGGTAAGGGCAATTTCTTGGTTCTGTGTCTGTTTGACACTCAGCAGACATGGATTGTGCAAACAGTAATACTGATGTTTCCAGACATCTTATGCTTAATGCAAACCTACAAAATTATgggctgatttttttatttttaagatagaCTGCCAAAAAGGCAGAGGTGGAATCTAAATCTTCTGCATTAGTGCTACCAACCTCTTTTGATTcagattgtttaaaaaaaaaaaaaaagcatctaaatCTCTGAGCCTGATGACAGCATGGAGAGTAGAATGATTGAATGCAGATGAGTTGCCTGTACTCTAGAAAAATCTCAATAAAACCAATTTGTTCAGGTGGTTGCATTCTATTCAGCATGCAGTTCagactggaaatatttttgacattttattaaGAATTCAGCTCAGTAGAGCAACAAGAAGTTATACTGTTGTTTCAGTTCTAACCCTTCATTAGGTTTAGTAGATTAGTTTTCACTTGTCTCTTGCTGTTTTAATCCTCTAAAATTGTATTTGCGTTAACTAACCTATGACAATTAAAGAAACACAGTTGCTTACCATAAACGTTGGAAACTTGTGGCAGTTTTCATCTAACAAGAGTAGCAGGAATACCTGCTGTAAGGTTGCTGCCCTTTCTCTGCCCTTGCTGTCTGTCCATAAAAGGCtgttgtctttatttaaaacagttttaaaacaaaatgggGCCCAGGACCTGGAGAAGGGCGGTGCTGAAGAAGACCAGGATGAAATTTCCAGAGCTGACCCAGAAATGACACCATTTGAGATACCTCTGAAGGACAAAAGGTACATGAGTTTGTGAGGAGGGTACCTGCAACTGCACCACAAAATATGCTGAGTTTATCCTCTGTATTTGAGTGCACGGGGTCAGTAGCTGGATAGGAGACTTCATAAAACATGAATGTGTTGAAGACAGTGCTTCTGGACATTGAATGGAGGAGTCCGGGACAATCGTTCTAGCTTGTTATCAGGCAACAGTGTATGGCTGAAAGCGCTATCTAGTTGCATTTATCCATGGATCAATGGATCATTTATCCAGAAGACATACTGTGGTCATAACTGTGCCAGCTGAAAGTCAGTACGTTCACAAAGGTTGTCTGGGGATCATTTTGGTCTTCCGCATCTAACGTGGGTCACCTTGAGATGCTAGATTTTATTTAACCTATTGAGAGCCTCTACCTTCTGGCTCCGTttgggcagctgcagagcaattCTGCAACTTCTGGATACTACGCAAAAACTTTGGCCGGGGTTACCACttgtacttctttttttttttttccacagctgccTCTAGGCTGTTTGAGTAGATAATTTGTGTCGCTGCGGTAGATCCTCTCTCCATTTTGTGAGACTGGGCCATCTCACAGCAGAGGGGAATACAGTTTTGTGAACAGTGGAATGAGTAAATCCTTGTTTTGGATAGCTTCCTTCTTCACAGAGTGTGTGATAGCTAGTGAGGTGTGTCTTGTGCTACAGCTTTTCTGTCAGGGAAGGCACAGGTAAGGCCTCTCTGCTGCTAGCTGTGATTTAGTCCAAGTTATCATCTGACTTCAGATGTGTGACCTTTTGGCTCTGTAGTGAGTTCTGGCATGATATTTGAAGTCCTTAGTGCCAGTGGTGGTCTTAGATGTCAACACATCTTACAGCAACTGGATTCAGGACTTCAAAATTCAGATCCCTGCAAAAGGCCATGTGGTAACTGGATATTCTTTACTGCTTGAATGGGTCTTCTTACCTTGATGTTATCCAACACTGCTTCCTCCTTAGATACCAAGATGATTTTGGTCCTTTGCTGGAAGGATGCACCTGTTACTGTTGTCAGAGGCATAGTCGCGCCTACGTCCATCACCTCCTTGTGACCAATGAGTTGTTGGCTGGTGTCCTGCTCATGATGCACAACTTCCAGCACTACTTCAGTTTCTTCAGTGCCATACGGGATGCCTTAAGAGACAATAAACTGGATCATCTGAAGAATCTTGTCTTCAGGCAGGCGCTTCAAGGCCCAGCAAATGCGAAGCCAGACCAGTGAGTCcacagaggagagaggaggttGCGGGCTACATCCCTATCCAGTGGGACTGTGTGAGGTGTACTGCCAGCAGGGTCCCCTGGACCGCTTAGTGGTAAAACGCCTGCCTTCCTGAAGGGAATTGAAGGGACATTTGAAGATCATCTCACTTCCTGGTGGGGAAGGAAGATCTTATTCAAATGTCCCTTTCGGTTAATTGGCTTGGTGCATTTTTGGGGTATGCAAGAGCCTGAACAGCGCGCGAGACCAGCATGGATAGCTTTTACAGTTACTGTTGGTTTTCCATGTGGAAGGACTGAATTACTGAACTTGCGGTTGAAGAAGCAGCAGGGCATATACTTAAAATTAACCCAGCTGCCTGGAGGCTCAGCAGCTGTTTGGGACTCTCATTCCGTACCCAACGGTTATTacaggtaattatttttctagcaaATCCTAGTGGTATTGTTGTCCCATCGTGGAGCTCCTTGATGAGAGATCCTGCCTCAGTCTTAACACACTCTTCCTTGTGGCTGTTGCCAGCATCTGTCCCTGAAAAGAGCTGACTGGAAGAGCTGCTGTGTTTGGTGGCACAGGGGACTGGATGTGTACTTCTCTCTTGGGCCACCTGCAGTGCAGGATGTTCTCTGGGCCAGAAGGAGGCCCTTGGCCTCAGCCGGGCCTTGACAGCCCTTGCCTCAGGGGTGCTAGTCTGTGACATTAGAgccagaaagaagagaaagtgttTAATCCATGTCCTGCTATagagttgttttttgttttttttttttactctgtacCCTTTCACCTGTATGGACTAAGATTTCACTCCTGCGCTAGCATGTGGATGATAATGAAAGTACCACTCCTTGCAGCTGTCCCAGCACTGATCAAATACCAGGCTACACAAACATCCGCGTGGGATGGAGCTGTGGAAGAGATGTATCGCAGGAAAAGGTGTTTGGATTCTTGTGGTtccctgttttaaaatatgacttAGTTACGTCATGTTCCTCTTACTCGGCTTTTTTCTTAACGCCTCTTGCTTTGGAATCCTGGATTGATTCATTTTATGTTACAAAGCAacaattaaaattgtttttctaattACACTGGCTCCTCAATGTGTGATAGAGGTGGTGTACCGCAGAGCTTGAGCGCACTGTTCCAAGAAGATGTCTCCTGGAAACTTGACCTAGCAGCCTGATGGAGGACAGTGAGTCATCTAGGAGTAGGATCCTATCACAGAGCAGGGCtccaaataatttgtttcaaaagaaTGCCATAATTGACCTGGAAATGTTAAAGACACTGTCCCTTTCCCTGTAAGAACTCTACTACctgaattaaattttaaaaaatactgcagttaaAGTTGCTGACCACAAAGCAATTAAGGATAATCTGCAGTTTGTTCTTCACCATTTCTTTAATGTTGCAAAACTTTAATATCTCACATCAGAGCGGctttactgtaaaataaaaggagGTTTTATCATCCCTGACAGCGCTGCCTGTGCATCCCTATCTCCTTGGGCAGCTACGCAGTGGGCTCGGAGTCCTTTCTGCCATTCCAGCCTTATCCACTGTGTTACCCTTACTATATTTCTGTTCCACAGGAGCCTAAAGAAATGGTGCAAAGACTGCTTTACTTTTATCTTTAAACAGAGATTATGGAGAATAGTTCAGCTACAGAAACTACATAAAATACGGGACACGTGCTCCAAGAAGTACTTTATGATTGTCAGTGTTGATGCAGCACCGGGAAACTTGGAAACCGTATCCTGCATACACATGTGAGGTCTGCCTACCCTAAAGGGCAGGGAAttctaatgaaacaaaaatcttttatcCTTCTTTCAAGAGGGACCGCAGGATGTGGTAGCGTTGGACCTTGCAATGCTTGTTGCTGCAGTGTCTATTTCTACAATGTTGCAAATGTCAGTGCAAAACCTAATGGGGGACGGGACGCTGGACACGGACAGACAGTGACCATCTTAAAATGTCTCATTTGCTGATGCTTTCATACCCACGTGCTCAAAATCACCAAAATGTATGAGTCAGCCCAACACTCGGGCACCAAGATGCTTGTGTTCAAGAGGCCTGTCAGGGATGCTCTGTGAAGATGTGGAAGGCTATACGTCCTCGTGTAGCCTGCATTCGTTGATTGGTAGCCTTATTACTAGTTTTGGAAGTGCCATTTTGTACCCTTTGGGAGCTAGCTGTGATCAGtctccccatcctgccccaccTGTATGAATCATTAGGATTTACTCGTTTTTCCTTGTCTCCCAACCTGGTTGTCCTGAGAAGCTGCATGTAGCTGTACTGGAGTCTTGGTGACCTGCTAAACTAAGTGCCAGTTAACGTGCCATTCTCATTAacccttctgttcttccttctgaCCTTCCAGTTGTCCTGTACTGTGTTCCTGTTTGTTCTCCAGTCGTACCGACCAGGCTTTCCTGCTGCAGTTCTCTGCCTAGCTcgtgcgtgtgtgtatgtgtgtcccAGAGCTGCACAAAGCACGCAATTTCCTAATGGGCAAAATTTGACTAACTACATCTACTCATTATCTGACAAACACATAACAAGCTGCACTAACCCTGAAACAGCCTTAATGTGTTGTATTTACACACGTTTTCAATCTGTCAGTCCTCCTAGTTCACATAGTAAAAATTAAGCAAcgtttttcatgtttttttttattttatttccaagcaGACATCTAAtttctttcaggaacagaaTTCTTGCCCTAATATGGGCAAGAaagctacagaaagaaaactaaacttTCCAAGAAgtgaaaattgaaattaatCAGGAGTGGAAAAATTTCTGTGCTGTTAACTTAGCACAGAGACAGCAAAAACATCTTTGACTGCCATCCATCCCCAAATGGCAGAATAcaagggagcagagcagaatgCAAAAGAGATGGTGTGTTACAAAAACATTAGACCCTTGAACATCTTTCCCTTAGCAACTTCTAGTGTAACCCTCCCCttgataaagaaaaatctttcatgcTCCTCTGTTTCTGATGACAATAACTGTCAGGGCcacatctgaaatgcttttctgaccACTTCATTGGTATTCTGCTCAGTCACTTACCCCTTTCAGAGCTATTTTAATATTGCAGACCCTTTAGCAGTTTCAAATATACgctttaaaatgtgttaaggaaaaaaaaaataccaaattcatttatcacaaaaatgttttctcctttccttcaggTATGTAATTTCTTCCCCCACACACTCACCTACACCCCATCCATCCTCTAAATTACTCAGACACGGGGTCCATGGCAGGCTGTGTCAAGTcttgtctgcttttctgtggctcTATAGGATCGC
Encoded proteins:
- the QTRT2 gene encoding queuine tRNA-ribosyltransferase accessory subunit 2 isoform X1; this encodes MRVKLCGAAGGRLGVLAGLGRSGAAALPLPGCLLYTRTGSAPHLTHDTLQEVGGVPAVAQLGLPALAELHDVLEDYKEGAAKFIGMPDTVLYCSLHDPVTPCPSGYNTNKTVSLWGSSGRMEVTASKFMDIQRAIQPDWFQCISDGDTISGEAGRKRAKKSVDRSLSFLDVCLQLLEKSPELQGSVMFGAIEGGDILEERLRSARETAKRPVGGFLLDGFQGCAMAKETKLKLIASVTAELPEDKPRIIHGIGKPDEVIECIERGVDIFESFFPFQVTERGCALVFSYDCRSDPEAAVLKQNGAQDLEKGGAEEDQDEISRADPEMTPFEIPLKDKRYQDDFGPLLEGCTCYCCQRHSRAYVHHLLVTNELLAGVLLMMHNFQHYFSFFSAIRDALRDNKLDHLKNLVFRQALQGPANAKPDQ
- the QTRT2 gene encoding queuine tRNA-ribosyltransferase accessory subunit 2 isoform X2 encodes the protein MKSLPRHLGGMPDTVLYCSLHDPVTPCPSGYNTNKTVSLWGSSGRMEVTASKFMDIQRAIQPDWFQCISDGDTISGEAGRKRAKKSVDRSLSFLDVCLQLLEKSPELQGSVMFGAIEGGDILEERLRSARETAKRPVGGFLLDGFQGCAMAKETKLKLIASVTAELPEDKPRIIHGIGKPDEVIECIERGVDIFESFFPFQVTERGCALVFSYDCRSDPEAAVLKQNGAQDLEKGGAEEDQDEISRADPEMTPFEIPLKDKRYQDDFGPLLEGCTCYCCQRHSRAYVHHLLVTNELLAGVLLMMHNFQHYFSFFSAIRDALRDNKLDHLKNLVFRQALQGPANAKPDQ